The genomic stretch AATTTGTCCACGTTCACCCCAACGCAGCAAAACCCGCGTCCGAACACCGCCACGCGCACGAGCACCCGCCGGTTACGCCTGCCGTGCATGAGCATCAGCATCCGGGGCATGAGTTTGAGGAGCATGAGCATGAGCATGAGGAGTAACGTGGTGGCGGGACGAAACCCGCCGGTTACGCCTTGCGTGCATGAGCCTCGACATGGCCCTGAAAAGGATGTGATGAGTTAACACAATGGACAATATCCTCCAATGAAGTTCAGAACCGACAGATTCTTCTTGTCTAACCACGCCACCATACTATAATAATTCGTCTTTAACCGTGTCGGCATGGTGCAAAACTTTTCTGCCCATCCTCCACGACACATTGCCCTCCCTGATCCCTTTAAAATGCTCAGATCGGAGAAATTCATGAAAGCTAAAAACTTTGATCGATTCCAGAAAAAATCGTGGTGCAGGCAGCTGTTGTTGGCCGCTCTGCTGGCGGTCCTCGCCCTGGCCCTCTCGGGTTGTGCCATGCAGTGGACCGCGCAATGGCAAGATGCCGGTGTCAACACTCCAACAGCGCAATCCGCCATGCTCCTGAACCAGGCACAGGCGCTGTTTGAAACAGCCAACGACCGGGAGTCGCTGTTGAACTCCATCGCCGCATACGAAAAAGTCCTTGCTGCCAACCCGGGAGACACGACCGCGCTGACCATGCTCAGTACCCAGGAAATTCTCCTTGGGACGGCGTACACCCAAAGTTCACAGGAAAAATCTCTCCATTTCAGACGCGCCATGACCTACGCCGAGCGCGCCATGTACACCAACCCCTCGTTCAGGAAGCAGGTTGATAGTGGCACAGCACCCTGGGACGCGGCAGCCACCTTGGGCAAGGATGATGTTCAGGCGATGTTTTTCTGGGTGACAGCGTTGCAATATGAATTCAAGGAAGGAATGAACCTCGCGCAAAAGATTGCCAATATAAACTGGCTGCAAAAAGGTTTGATTTTTCTCGACCGCATTGAGCAGGTCGCCCCGGAGTTTGGCGGCGGCGCGGTCGCATTCGCCAAGGTAATCTGCTACTACGCCTTGCCGGCCAGCAAGGGAGGGTCGACAGTAAAAGGGGATAAATACATGGAGCTGGCAATC from Desulfuromonadaceae bacterium encodes the following:
- a CDS encoding TRAP transporter TatT component family protein, encoding MKAKNFDRFQKKSWCRQLLLAALLAVLALALSGCAMQWTAQWQDAGVNTPTAQSAMLLNQAQALFETANDRESLLNSIAAYEKVLAANPGDTTALTMLSTQEILLGTAYTQSSQEKSLHFRRAMTYAERAMYTNPSFRKQVDSGTAPWDAAATLGKDDVQAMFFWVTALQYEFKEGMNLAQKIANINWLQKGLIFLDRIEQVAPEFGGGAVAFAKVICYYALPASKGGSTVKGDKYMELAIERGGTRLFTRWARGKYFYPIKNESEKARQDLEWVAGQNLTEFDDPYPWKVYFLENARELLN